The DNA segment GGTATTTCGTAATAAGGTAGAAGCTGTTAAAGATAAAAGTGCACGTGCAAAAATGGTTAAAGATGCCGGTTTTGATTTTACAATGGCAGAGCTTAAGCAAGTTGTGCCTGATACTTACCATAGTTCTTTTAGCGGTGAATTAAGCGAAAATGACCTTGAAAAAATAGCCGGAGGTATGTCGGCTGAAACGGCTGCCGCAATCGCAGGCGCATAGTGTTTGCGATTGTTACAGAGATCAAAACAATATTGTGTTATCTAATAAGTAGTTCATATGTAATCAGATGTTTAGTGTTTTAATCAGACATAGTTTGCTGTCATAATTATTATATATTTGGTGAGGTTGTTAAAAAGGAAATACGTGTCCTCGTTAAATAGTAGTTCAATAAACTATCGTGGTGTTTTATACAGCCTGCCGAAAGAACATAAGAATGGTTTCTATCGGTCATTTTCCCCCGAGGAAACACTTAAACGTATAAATCCATACTTTAAGGCTATAGGACTCACACGTCTTTCCGATATTACCGGTTTGGACAGAATAGGCATACCGGTGATTGCTTCCTTTAGACCAAATGCCAAGACAATAACAACATCAGCGGGCAAAGGTATTACGACAGAGGCAGCTATGGCGTCGGCGGCGATGGAGAGTATTGAAATTTTTCATGCT comes from the Nitrospirae bacterium YQR-1 genome and includes:
- a CDS encoding Nif11-like leader peptide family natural product precursor, with translation MSVESAKEFIEKLSSDMVFRNKVEAVKDKSARAKMVKDAGFDFTMAELKQVVPDTYHSSFSGELSENDLEKIAGGMSAETAAAIAGA